From the Synechococcus sp. Nb3U1 genome, one window contains:
- a CDS encoding adenine phosphoribosyltransferase gives MDLRSLIRLVPDFPKPGILFRDMTPLLQDPTGFRVAIERLAAGTASMGSLDYIVGIESRGFILGAALAQHLGLGFVPVRKPGKLPPPVLSQSYSLEYGQDQLQLHAHALRPGERVLIVDDLIATGGTAVATAELIAQTGAVVGGFAFLIELAFLPGCKALPQGIPTHVLMVEE, from the coding sequence ATGGATCTGCGATCCCTAATTCGCTTGGTGCCCGATTTCCCCAAACCTGGGATCCTCTTCCGGGATATGACTCCCCTTTTGCAGGATCCGACAGGCTTCCGGGTGGCGATCGAACGCCTAGCTGCTGGCACCGCCAGCATGGGATCCCTCGATTACATTGTCGGTATCGAGTCCCGCGGCTTTATTTTGGGTGCGGCTCTAGCTCAGCATTTGGGCTTGGGGTTTGTCCCCGTCCGCAAACCTGGCAAACTGCCGCCGCCGGTTCTCAGTCAAAGCTACAGCCTCGAGTACGGCCAAGACCAGCTGCAACTGCACGCCCACGCCCTGCGCCCCGGAGAACGGGTGTTGATTGTGGATGATCTGATCGCCACCGGCGGTACCGCGGTTGCCACCGCCGAATTGATCGCCCAAACAGGTGCCGTAGTGGGAGGGTTCGCGTTTTTAATCGAGCTGGCCTTTTTGCCCGGTTGTAAAGCCCTGCCCCAAGGGATCCCAACCCATGTGTTGATGGTGGAAGAATAG
- a CDS encoding endonuclease MutS2 — MPTALHPTPVACEPDPSLRQETLELLEWPRLCQHLATFAATTLGRRACLELDPWLSRAQSEERLEQTEEAIRLDQTQAGGLSLEGIHDLLSALERAERGGTLSGEELIQIATTLGTARRIRRLIDADDHLPRLQEWVSTLRTYPDLEQEIFRCLEDHGEVRDSASPSLADLRRQQRQQRSHLQERLQQLMNQYPQALQDTLISQRQGRFVLMVKATHRDVIRGVVHDSSASGATLYVEPYGIVELGNRLRQTQAQAQAEEERILAALSAQVGSVVSDLEQLQALMVGLDVALARGRYSLWLEGNRPQFVSGGVRLRRVQHPLLLWQTRTEGNESAVIPIDFTLSAQVRTVVITGPNTGGKTVALKTLGLLVLMAKAGIFLPAQDPPELPWFDWVYADIGDEQSLQQSLSTFSGHIRRISRMVQAINSTSESALVLLDEVGAGTDPTEGAALAAGLLEYLSEKALLTLATTHYGELKALKYQHPGFENASVEFDETTLAPTYRLLWGIPGRSNALTIAQRLHLDPEILGRAKQRLQGESQVDRVIAGLEGQRAELEARATQVGSLHRELETLHRQMQQRSRQMAEREAQLEQKQTQGIQTLLAAAREEVAAAIRKLQQGDAPQQITAKLDEIRERYSPPPPVETEFVPEIGDRVRLRGLGQTGEVIAVEEDVFVVRSGILKFTVPRGQLDPIDEHQAKQRQRPKAPPLAPSTSAPLNIRTRQNTLDLRGKTTVDAEVLLEQHFAQAPPGPVWIIHGHGTGRLRAGVQAYLQEHPRVQGFAAAEAQDGGAGVTVAQLR; from the coding sequence ATGCCCACCGCCTTGCACCCCACTCCAGTGGCCTGCGAGCCAGATCCCTCCCTCCGGCAAGAAACCCTGGAACTGCTGGAGTGGCCCCGTCTCTGTCAGCATTTGGCCACTTTTGCCGCCACAACACTGGGCCGCCGCGCCTGTTTAGAACTGGATCCCTGGCTGAGCCGAGCCCAGAGCGAAGAACGCTTGGAGCAAACCGAAGAGGCCATCCGTCTCGATCAAACTCAAGCCGGAGGGCTATCCCTAGAGGGGATCCACGATTTGCTCTCAGCCTTGGAGCGAGCCGAACGGGGTGGCACCCTGTCGGGCGAAGAGCTGATCCAGATCGCCACCACCCTAGGAACGGCCCGCCGGATTCGCCGCCTTATCGATGCCGATGATCATTTGCCGCGCCTGCAAGAATGGGTCAGCACCCTGCGCACCTACCCAGACTTGGAACAGGAGATCTTTCGCTGCCTGGAAGATCACGGTGAAGTGCGAGATAGCGCCAGCCCCAGTTTGGCCGATCTACGCCGCCAACAACGTCAGCAGCGCAGCCACCTTCAAGAACGGTTGCAGCAGTTGATGAATCAATACCCGCAAGCCCTGCAGGATACCCTGATCAGCCAGCGGCAGGGACGGTTTGTACTGATGGTAAAGGCTACCCACCGCGATGTGATCCGAGGCGTAGTTCACGACAGCTCCGCCAGTGGGGCCACCCTTTATGTAGAACCCTATGGGATCGTAGAGCTGGGCAATCGGCTGCGACAAACCCAGGCCCAAGCTCAAGCAGAAGAAGAACGGATCTTGGCGGCCCTGTCTGCTCAGGTGGGATCCGTCGTCTCCGACTTGGAACAGTTACAGGCGCTGATGGTGGGGTTGGATGTGGCCTTAGCCCGTGGCCGCTACAGCTTATGGCTAGAAGGAAATCGTCCCCAGTTTGTCTCTGGGGGGGTGCGATTGCGCCGCGTTCAGCATCCCCTGCTGCTTTGGCAAACCCGTACAGAAGGAAACGAGTCTGCGGTGATCCCGATTGACTTCACCCTGTCTGCACAGGTTCGCACCGTCGTCATCACCGGCCCCAACACTGGCGGCAAAACCGTTGCCCTGAAAACCTTGGGTCTCCTGGTGCTCATGGCCAAGGCAGGGATCTTCTTGCCCGCTCAGGATCCGCCGGAACTGCCTTGGTTCGACTGGGTTTATGCCGATATTGGCGATGAACAATCTCTACAGCAAAGCCTCTCCACCTTTTCTGGGCATATCCGCCGCATCAGCCGCATGGTGCAGGCAATTAATTCCACCTCAGAATCTGCCCTGGTCTTGCTGGATGAAGTGGGGGCAGGTACGGATCCTACAGAAGGGGCCGCTCTGGCTGCCGGCCTCCTGGAATATCTCTCGGAAAAGGCTCTGCTCACTCTGGCCACCACTCACTACGGCGAGCTGAAGGCTCTGAAATATCAACACCCCGGCTTTGAAAATGCCTCGGTGGAGTTTGATGAGACCACCCTCGCTCCCACCTATCGCCTGCTTTGGGGGATCCCGGGCCGCTCCAATGCCCTGACCATTGCCCAACGGCTGCACTTGGATCCTGAGATCCTGGGACGGGCCAAGCAGCGTTTGCAAGGGGAAAGCCAAGTGGATAGGGTGATCGCTGGGCTAGAAGGGCAACGGGCGGAACTGGAAGCCCGCGCCACCCAAGTGGGATCCCTGCACCGAGAGCTGGAAACCCTGCACCGTCAGATGCAGCAACGCAGCCGCCAAATGGCTGAGCGGGAAGCCCAGCTTGAGCAAAAACAAACCCAAGGGATCCAAACCCTTTTAGCTGCTGCCCGAGAAGAAGTGGCCGCTGCCATCCGCAAGCTGCAACAGGGGGATGCCCCCCAGCAAATCACCGCCAAGCTGGATGAAATCCGGGAGCGCTATTCTCCGCCGCCGCCTGTGGAAACAGAATTTGTGCCGGAAATTGGGGATCGGGTGCGCTTGCGGGGTCTGGGGCAAACGGGAGAGGTGATCGCCGTTGAAGAAGATGTGTTCGTGGTGCGCAGCGGCATTTTGAAATTTACAGTGCCGCGTGGACAACTGGATCCCATCGATGAGCATCAGGCCAAACAGCGCCAACGTCCCAAAGCGCCACCTCTAGCCCCCTCTACTTCAGCTCCCCTCAACATTCGCACCCGCCAAAATACCCTCGATCTGCGGGGGAAAACCACAGTCGACGCAGAGGTACTCCTAGAGCAACATTTTGCCCAAGCTCCTCCTGGCCCGGTCTGGATCATTCACGGCCATGGCACGGGTCGCCTACGCGCCGGGGTACAAGCCTATTTGCAGGAGCATCCCCGGGTACAGGGTTTTGCGGCTGCCGAAGCCCAGGATGGGGGTGCGGGGGTGACGGTAGCGCAGTTACGGTGA
- a CDS encoding Tic22 family protein, giving the protein MASFLRRAAQAGGIAGILMGIAWGGVNVAPVLAQESYLLAQAAPAGPMSRQEVAERLNLVPVFAIVSQDGTPVVANVDREGRTIQVASFWLDQAQAQQVLQQVKTSNPEVAGQARVVPLSLGYAYEKSEEERAKNGDLLFEVVPRSSDVEAAKQVLQQTGQDVPPEAIGVPLFYGRSGEGLLTIEQDGYEVVPFFFDRNDLRGALDRAAAQNPDVVQQTQIEVTSLAIVVERMLAPDAQADVQKIAFIPSRSSLEYIQSLARPANP; this is encoded by the coding sequence ATGGCATCCTTTTTGCGCCGAGCAGCTCAGGCGGGTGGTATAGCCGGGATCCTGATGGGCATCGCTTGGGGCGGTGTAAACGTGGCTCCGGTTCTGGCCCAAGAGAGTTATTTGTTGGCTCAAGCAGCGCCGGCTGGCCCCATGAGTCGCCAGGAGGTGGCGGAGCGGCTGAATTTGGTGCCGGTTTTTGCGATTGTGTCTCAGGATGGCACCCCCGTTGTGGCCAATGTGGATCGGGAAGGCCGCACGATACAAGTGGCTTCATTTTGGTTGGATCAAGCTCAGGCCCAACAGGTTTTGCAGCAGGTAAAGACCAGTAACCCAGAGGTGGCTGGTCAAGCTCGAGTGGTACCCCTCTCGTTGGGATATGCCTACGAAAAGTCGGAAGAAGAGCGAGCCAAAAATGGGGATCTGCTCTTCGAGGTGGTGCCTCGTTCTTCAGATGTAGAAGCTGCTAAGCAAGTGCTGCAGCAAACCGGCCAAGATGTGCCCCCCGAAGCGATTGGCGTGCCCCTCTTCTATGGCCGCTCTGGGGAAGGCTTACTCACCATCGAACAGGATGGCTATGAAGTCGTGCCCTTCTTCTTCGACCGCAACGACCTCAGGGGGGCTTTGGATCGGGCGGCAGCGCAAAACCCCGACGTAGTCCAGCAAACTCAGATTGAAGTCACCTCTTTGGCAATTGTGGTGGAGCGCATGTTGGCTCCCGATGCCCAAGCGGATGTGCAAAAGATCGCCTTTATTCCCTCTCGCTCCTCTCTCGAGTACATCCAGTCTTTGGCTCGTCCTGCCAATCCCTAG
- a CDS encoding NUDIX hydrolase has translation MGSMPEERSSLAEFRVGVDAVIFSIDTEQNRLLVLLVRRREEPFRGCWALPGTLVRRAESLEAAAYRILAEKIRVENLYLEQLYTFGGPERDPREAADGYGVRYLSVSYFALVRFQDAQLLADGVEGIAWYPADQVPPLAFDHEEICRYARRRLCAKLEYSPIAFDILPSTFTLGEVYQLYGTVLGESFSDYSNFRARLLKLGILRNTGQKSTQGAGRPATLYCFDAAAFEKIRHKPMVFV, from the coding sequence ATGGGGAGCATGCCAGAGGAGCGGAGCAGCCTGGCGGAGTTCCGAGTTGGGGTAGATGCGGTCATTTTCTCTATCGATACGGAACAGAATCGCCTGCTGGTGCTGTTGGTGCGGCGGCGGGAGGAGCCTTTTCGTGGTTGTTGGGCCTTGCCGGGCACTCTGGTGCGCCGTGCAGAATCCCTAGAGGCGGCAGCCTATCGCATCCTGGCGGAAAAAATCCGTGTTGAGAATCTCTACTTAGAGCAACTCTATACCTTTGGCGGGCCAGAACGGGATCCCCGCGAAGCTGCCGATGGCTACGGGGTACGCTATTTGTCCGTCAGCTACTTCGCTCTGGTGCGTTTCCAGGATGCCCAACTGTTGGCGGATGGAGTGGAGGGCATCGCCTGGTATCCTGCCGATCAAGTTCCGCCTTTGGCTTTTGACCACGAAGAAATTTGTCGCTACGCCCGCCGTCGCCTTTGCGCCAAGCTGGAGTATAGCCCGATTGCTTTCGACATCTTGCCCAGCACCTTCACCTTGGGGGAGGTTTATCAACTCTACGGCACCGTTTTGGGGGAGAGCTTCTCCGACTACTCCAATTTTCGGGCTCGCTTACTCAAGTTGGGCATTTTGCGCAATACCGGCCAGAAGAGTACTCAGGGAGCAGGCCGACCGGCAACCCTCTACTGTTTTGATGCAGCAGCTTTTGAGAAAATCCGCCATAAACCGATGGTGTTCGTCTAA
- a CDS encoding DNA-directed RNA polymerase subunit omega, whose amino-acid sequence MALRNNHLAIDNDELMRRVENLINASKNRYRITVIVANRAKQRRYEAPDDMEDGWMKPIRRAVIEMSDELTAPEIIGDE is encoded by the coding sequence ATGGCCCTGCGCAACAATCACCTTGCCATTGACAACGACGAGCTGATGCGTCGGGTGGAAAATCTAATCAATGCCTCCAAAAACCGCTATCGCATTACTGTGATCGTGGCCAACCGTGCCAAGCAGCGCCGCTATGAAGCTCCTGACGATATGGAAGATGGCTGGATGAAGCCGATCCGCCGTGCGGTAATCGAAATGTCGGACGAGCTGACTGCACCCGAAATTATTGGCGACGAATAA
- a CDS encoding mechanosensitive ion channel family protein, translated as MPHHQRHPHRPKLGRTGSLLWLSLLGIVLAAPPTWGQEAPATNSTSLPNLPLLNTVDAIEELRQALSLPTSSVQTGAVTLDGRRLFLVTAPQGDPGSTPPVSQRIRSIEQTLRRLAAMPLDLDTLEVSVAIDAQTNQPVVQVNGQYLLTVTSLDAQLQGTQAIDWAEQVANIVEQALRTSQQERQPQFLRRQGLIALGLLVAVWGMGQLCKRERQRLTQQRDALQAEYSAIQAEVQERLQEEDQLGVDPILLEQQAQRKRQESYLELQIRLLRLVQLGVWMGGVGVSLGLFPQTRALQTFFLISLRGPLLRLAGVGLATYGSVWLSGLVLDNLFAALRQEQWQNAPTTPTYRLSKRLSTFAGVSKGITATTLVLVGSLVGLALVGVNIGPLVASLGFIGLGISLAAQDLIKDIINGLLILVEDQFAEGDVIVVDGRGGLVEHMDLRLTQLRNTEGTLISIPNSAIRVVENLSNGWSRVDLAIVIAYENDLEQAIYITERVALEMYREPVWREKILDLPEMHGVDHLGERGITLRIWIKVQPLQQWKVAREYRRRLKHAFDQAGIQIPFPQQTLGFRHPLQMHIQGLSSEETQRLLHLMESQLRARTSPYEPVEDKPSSESLMEGSHRN; from the coding sequence ATGCCGCATCACCAACGCCATCCGCACAGGCCAAAGCTTGGGAGAACGGGATCCCTGCTTTGGCTATCGCTCCTGGGCATCGTCTTGGCGGCCCCACCCACCTGGGGACAGGAAGCCCCCGCCACTAACAGCACCTCGCTGCCCAACCTGCCTTTGCTGAATACGGTGGATGCCATCGAAGAGTTACGGCAAGCGCTTAGCCTGCCGACCTCCTCCGTTCAAACCGGAGCAGTCACGTTGGATGGTCGGCGTCTGTTTTTGGTGACTGCTCCACAGGGGGATCCCGGTAGTACCCCGCCGGTGTCGCAGCGGATCCGCTCCATCGAACAAACCTTGCGTCGCCTGGCTGCCATGCCTCTGGATCTGGACACTCTGGAGGTATCGGTGGCCATCGATGCCCAGACCAACCAGCCGGTGGTTCAGGTCAACGGACAATATCTGCTCACGGTCACCTCCCTCGATGCCCAACTGCAGGGAACTCAGGCCATCGATTGGGCAGAACAGGTGGCCAACATTGTTGAGCAGGCTCTACGCACCTCGCAGCAGGAGCGGCAGCCCCAGTTTTTGCGCCGGCAGGGATTGATTGCCCTCGGGCTCCTGGTGGCGGTTTGGGGCATGGGGCAGTTATGTAAGCGGGAACGCCAGCGCCTCACCCAACAACGGGATGCATTACAGGCGGAATACAGTGCTATTCAGGCCGAAGTTCAGGAACGCCTTCAGGAGGAAGATCAACTGGGTGTGGATCCGATCCTTTTGGAACAACAGGCCCAGCGCAAACGGCAGGAATCCTACTTAGAGCTGCAAATTCGTCTGCTGCGCTTGGTTCAACTTGGCGTCTGGATGGGTGGCGTGGGAGTAAGCTTGGGCCTATTCCCACAAACTCGGGCTTTACAAACTTTTTTTCTCATTTCTCTGCGGGGTCCCCTATTGCGGCTGGCGGGGGTGGGCTTGGCCACCTACGGCAGTGTTTGGCTGAGTGGCCTGGTGCTGGATAATCTCTTCGCGGCTCTGCGCCAGGAACAGTGGCAAAATGCCCCCACAACCCCCACCTATCGCCTCAGCAAACGCCTCAGCACCTTTGCCGGGGTCTCGAAAGGGATCACGGCCACCACCCTGGTTTTGGTGGGATCCCTGGTGGGGCTGGCTCTGGTGGGGGTAAATATTGGCCCCCTGGTGGCTAGCCTTGGCTTTATCGGCTTGGGCATTTCCCTGGCGGCGCAGGATCTCATTAAAGACATCATCAATGGCCTATTGATTTTGGTGGAGGATCAGTTTGCCGAAGGGGATGTGATCGTGGTGGATGGGCGGGGTGGCTTGGTGGAACACATGGATCTCCGGCTGACCCAATTGCGCAACACTGAAGGCACCTTGATCTCTATCCCCAACAGTGCGATTCGGGTGGTAGAAAACCTCTCCAACGGGTGGTCACGGGTGGATCTGGCCATTGTGATCGCCTACGAAAATGATCTGGAGCAAGCGATATACATCACCGAGCGGGTAGCCCTGGAGATGTACCGAGAGCCCGTTTGGCGAGAGAAAATTTTGGATCTGCCAGAGATGCACGGCGTCGATCACCTGGGGGAACGGGGGATAACCCTGCGCATCTGGATTAAGGTGCAACCCCTACAGCAGTGGAAAGTGGCGCGGGAGTACCGTCGTCGCCTCAAACATGCCTTTGACCAAGCTGGGATCCAGATCCCCTTTCCCCAGCAAACCTTGGGGTTCCGCCACCCCCTGCAGATGCACATTCAAGGCCTCAGCTCAGAAGAAACCCAACGGCTGCTGCACCTGATGGAATCGCAGCTTCGCGCCCGTACTAGCCCATACGAGCCCGTAGAAGACAAACCCTCTTCCGAGAGCTTGATGGAGGGATCCCATCGCAACTAG
- the cax gene encoding calcium/proton exchanger produces the protein MILLLAGIPLSWVGHFQGWDPNLVFVCAALAVVALAKFMGQATEEVAALTGPTIGGLMNATFGNATELIIGLVALRAGLVDVVKASITGSIIGNLLLVAGLAMFLGGIKFREQSFRPEVARMNASVMNLAVVALILPSVVTYADVTLGELSIQELSTAVALVLIGVYGLTLLFSLKTHSYLYSIHEAEAAEDEAADRLAPNPVLQAQGSIPQVLTAPPEQVGVWPWLLALLGLTVLVAVESELLVGTLESTLEHFHVTPLFMGVILLPIIGNAAEHATAVTVAMKDKMDLSFSVALGSTMQIALFVAPLLVLAGDVLHQPMNFNFGMVELVAIAVSVLLINSVSSDGRSNWLEGLLLLATYTILGIAFFFLD, from the coding sequence ATGATTCTGTTATTGGCCGGGATCCCTTTGTCTTGGGTTGGGCATTTCCAAGGTTGGGATCCCAATCTGGTTTTTGTTTGTGCCGCTTTGGCGGTGGTGGCCCTAGCGAAGTTTATGGGTCAAGCCACCGAAGAGGTTGCCGCCCTCACAGGACCCACCATCGGGGGACTGATGAATGCCACCTTTGGCAATGCCACGGAGTTGATCATCGGGTTGGTGGCGCTGCGGGCCGGGTTAGTAGATGTGGTCAAGGCTTCGATTACCGGCTCGATCATCGGTAACCTGCTCTTGGTAGCGGGCTTGGCCATGTTTTTGGGGGGCATTAAGTTTCGGGAGCAGAGCTTTCGTCCGGAAGTGGCGCGCATGAATGCTTCCGTGATGAACCTGGCGGTGGTGGCCTTGATCTTGCCCAGCGTGGTTACCTATGCCGATGTCACCTTGGGGGAGCTATCGATTCAGGAACTCTCTACGGCGGTGGCCTTGGTGTTGATCGGGGTGTATGGGTTGACGTTGCTGTTCTCCCTGAAAACCCACAGCTACCTCTATAGCATTCACGAAGCGGAGGCCGCCGAAGATGAAGCCGCCGACCGCCTTGCCCCCAATCCGGTGTTGCAAGCTCAGGGATCCATTCCCCAGGTGTTGACAGCGCCTCCAGAGCAAGTCGGGGTGTGGCCTTGGCTGCTGGCTCTGCTGGGGTTGACGGTGCTGGTGGCGGTGGAGTCTGAGCTGCTGGTGGGCACCCTGGAGAGCACCCTGGAGCACTTTCACGTCACGCCCCTATTCATGGGGGTGATCCTGCTGCCGATTATCGGCAATGCCGCAGAACATGCGACGGCGGTAACGGTGGCCATGAAAGACAAGATGGATCTATCCTTCTCAGTGGCTCTCGGTTCGACGATGCAAATTGCCCTGTTTGTGGCGCCTTTACTTGTGCTGGCAGGGGATGTGCTCCATCAACCGATGAATTTTAACTTCGGCATGGTGGAATTGGTGGCGATCGCCGTCTCGGTCTTGTTGATCAATTCCGTCAGCAGCGATGGACGGTCCAACTGGTTGGAGGGGTTGTTACTTCTGGCCACCTACACCATCCTGGGCATCGCTTTTTTCTTCCTCGACTGA
- the coaBC gene encoding bifunctional phosphopantothenoylcysteine decarboxylase/phosphopantothenate--cysteine ligase CoaBC → MDPFWSSRRLLIGVSGGIAAYKTCALVSGLVQQGAEVKVVLTAAAEKFVSPLTFAALSRQPTLTDVEFWQSTRGRPLHIELGEWAEAILIAPLSANTLSKLTHGLADNLLTNVVLASQCPVAVAPAMNTQMWRAQAVAQNWQLLQRDPRFWALPTVSGRLACDAVGEGRMLEPEALQEYALALVWTKGQRDWQGKRVLVSAGGTREPIDAVRFIGNPASGRMGIALAVAAACRGASVTMVHGPLGIPFQPEPFGIQALAVETAAQLENTLSTLFPQVDMLWMAAAVGDVRPSQPYAGKLPKAQLPEMLPLEQIPDLVGTLSQSKHPDQRIIGFAAQTGDPLPPAQAKLHQKGLDAIVANPIDLPDSGFGSLHNQGYWIPRCGNIETILPCTKSIMAHRLLDLALQLG, encoded by the coding sequence ATGGATCCCTTTTGGTCAAGTCGGCGCCTCCTCATCGGGGTAAGTGGGGGAATTGCTGCCTACAAAACCTGTGCCTTAGTCTCTGGGTTGGTCCAACAGGGAGCAGAGGTGAAAGTGGTTCTAACGGCGGCAGCAGAAAAATTTGTTTCTCCCCTCACCTTTGCGGCTTTGTCCCGACAACCGACTCTGACCGACGTGGAGTTTTGGCAATCAACACGGGGCCGTCCTCTGCACATCGAGTTGGGAGAATGGGCAGAAGCCATTTTGATCGCCCCACTATCGGCCAATACATTAAGTAAATTGACTCATGGCCTTGCAGACAATCTGCTCACCAATGTAGTGCTGGCTTCCCAGTGTCCGGTGGCGGTGGCTCCAGCCATGAATACTCAAATGTGGCGGGCTCAGGCTGTAGCTCAGAATTGGCAGCTATTACAGCGGGATCCCCGCTTTTGGGCCTTACCGACCGTTAGTGGGCGTTTGGCCTGTGATGCTGTGGGGGAAGGACGCATGTTGGAGCCCGAAGCATTGCAGGAATATGCGCTGGCCTTGGTGTGGACAAAGGGGCAACGGGACTGGCAGGGCAAACGGGTTTTGGTTAGTGCCGGCGGTACCCGAGAACCGATCGATGCGGTGCGGTTTATCGGCAACCCTGCCAGTGGTCGGATGGGAATCGCTTTAGCTGTGGCGGCCGCCTGTCGGGGGGCAAGCGTGACCATGGTACATGGGCCGCTCGGGATCCCATTTCAGCCGGAACCATTCGGCATTCAAGCCCTTGCTGTAGAGACCGCTGCCCAATTGGAGAACACATTAAGTACCCTCTTCCCGCAGGTGGATATGCTTTGGATGGCTGCTGCCGTTGGAGATGTGAGACCCTCTCAGCCCTATGCGGGAAAGTTACCGAAAGCGCAGTTGCCGGAGATGCTGCCCTTGGAACAGATCCCCGATCTCGTGGGGACTTTAAGCCAGAGCAAACACCCCGATCAACGCATCATTGGCTTTGCTGCGCAAACGGGGGATCCTTTACCGCCCGCTCAAGCCAAACTGCACCAGAAAGGACTGGATGCCATCGTGGCCAACCCAATCGATCTACCGGACAGTGGATTTGGAAGCCTTCATAACCAGGGCTATTGGATCCCGCGCTGCGGAAACATTGAAACAATCCTTCCTTGTACAAAATCGATCATGGCCCATCGACTGCTGGATCTGGCGCTTCAGTTGGGTTGA
- a CDS encoding AbrB family transcriptional regulator gives MATTTKAKPLTGQELLDKVTSMENVDRKEKARACGYVTYTKNGQERVNLMQFNNALLKAVGVDLDASDENGSRGRAPTFRVSVHKNGNLLIGAAYTKKMGLKPGDEFEIKLGHHNIKLERLD, from the coding sequence ATGGCTACAACCACCAAAGCAAAACCGCTGACCGGACAAGAACTCCTCGATAAGGTGACTTCGATGGAGAACGTGGATCGCAAAGAAAAGGCTCGTGCCTGTGGTTATGTCACCTACACCAAGAATGGCCAAGAGCGTGTGAATTTGATGCAGTTTAACAATGCCCTGCTCAAGGCTGTCGGTGTCGATCTGGATGCTAGCGATGAAAATGGATCTCGGGGTCGCGCACCCACCTTCCGTGTGTCAGTTCATAAGAATGGCAACCTACTGATTGGCGCTGCCTACACCAAGAAGATGGGGCTCAAGCCCGGTGATGAGTTCGAGATTAAGTTGGGCCACCACAACATCAAACTAGAGCGCCTCGACTAA
- a CDS encoding Ig-like domain-containing protein yields MSNRTFQNLSRHWRRWRTWVGLLLLGVVFVGIKSFSPVWSQNESPLQWVSSQPTPEQRDVYVDGVIRLQFNQPLDTNLRRLVADLDPPAPVIFDVQGNELLLKSRDPLNFSTDYTLTVSPQEGLPLEQAIRLPFRTEPEFTYEKDIKPLLEASCVGCHQPAGRQRTQLLDSYEATLAYVTPGDANSELLNPRWTGRHATILNVNNPNRPQPRGGSPEIAYIQARGLPLSRLGFWTPEEVEIVRTWIVQDGAPQTSARVQAGE; encoded by the coding sequence ATGAGTAATCGGACATTTCAGAACCTTTCTCGCCATTGGCGACGGTGGCGAACTTGGGTGGGGCTATTGTTGCTGGGGGTGGTTTTCGTTGGGATCAAGTCTTTTTCCCCTGTTTGGTCCCAAAACGAGTCTCCTTTGCAGTGGGTTTCTTCTCAGCCCACCCCTGAACAACGGGATGTCTATGTGGATGGGGTGATTCGGTTGCAATTTAATCAGCCCTTGGATACCAATCTGCGCCGTTTGGTCGCAGATCTGGATCCCCCGGCACCGGTGATTTTTGATGTGCAAGGGAATGAGCTATTGCTGAAATCTCGGGATCCCTTGAACTTTAGTACCGATTATACCCTCACAGTTTCTCCTCAGGAAGGGTTGCCCCTAGAGCAGGCGATACGGCTACCCTTTCGCACTGAGCCGGAATTCACCTATGAAAAAGATATCAAGCCGCTATTGGAAGCCAGTTGTGTGGGCTGTCATCAACCCGCTGGGCGTCAACGTACCCAATTGTTAGACAGCTACGAAGCAACTTTGGCCTATGTGACACCGGGAGATGCCAACAGCGAATTGCTCAATCCTCGCTGGACGGGCCGTCATGCCACTATCCTGAATGTGAATAACCCCAACCGCCCCCAACCCCGAGGTGGATCCCCTGAAATTGCCTACATTCAAGCCCGCGGACTGCCCTTGTCCCGTCTTGGCTTCTGGACACCGGAAGAAGTGGAGATTGTCCGCACCTGGATTGTGCAGGATGGGGCCCCCCAGACCAGCGCTCGTGTGCAGGCGGGTGAGTAG